A window from Micromonospora profundi encodes these proteins:
- a CDS encoding copper resistance CopC family protein: MRSRSATFCHVLGRATAALVAMLVVTLLWPASAASAHGQLATSTPLTGTVVREPLAQLGLYFTEKPADNAHFTVTGPNGTRVDNGWSNGEPKRLDKPVQEYFMVNGVFEPRLYHTGFPAMVAVAHWPAKGRYTASYLSVASDGEAVRGAVTFDYQGPSTAAPAGWTPPTDEPSPALLAQVEGHSSASAVPAATAAAVTPAAQPEASEPDGGLAPWLVPAAVVVAVGAIIVVAARRKPASPRQGAARPRAATKRTPSRSGNAPRQRPGGSRKPARRGRPQG; the protein is encoded by the coding sequence ATGCGATCGAGGTCTGCCACTTTCTGTCACGTCCTGGGCCGTGCCACGGCGGCGCTGGTCGCGATGCTTGTGGTGACGCTGCTGTGGCCCGCCTCCGCGGCGTCCGCCCACGGTCAGTTGGCCACCTCCACCCCGTTGACCGGCACCGTGGTCCGGGAGCCGCTCGCCCAGCTCGGCTTGTACTTCACCGAAAAGCCCGCCGACAACGCGCACTTCACCGTCACCGGCCCGAACGGCACCCGAGTGGACAACGGCTGGTCGAACGGCGAGCCGAAGCGCCTGGACAAGCCCGTCCAGGAGTACTTCATGGTCAACGGTGTCTTCGAACCACGGCTCTACCACACGGGTTTCCCGGCCATGGTGGCTGTCGCGCACTGGCCGGCGAAGGGTAGGTACACCGCCAGTTACCTCTCGGTCGCCTCGGACGGCGAGGCGGTGCGGGGCGCAGTGACGTTCGACTACCAGGGCCCGAGCACGGCGGCACCGGCCGGCTGGACGCCCCCCACCGACGAACCGTCCCCCGCCCTGCTCGCACAGGTCGAAGGTCATTCGTCGGCGTCCGCCGTGCCGGCCGCGACCGCCGCCGCTGTCACCCCGGCGGCGCAGCCGGAGGCGTCCGAGCCGGACGGCGGGCTCGCGCCCTGGCTGGTGCCCGCCGCTGTCGTGGTGGCCGTCGGCGCGATCATCGTCGTGGCGGCCCGCCGCAAGCCGGCCTCACCACGACAGGGCGCAGCCCGCCCGCGCGCGGCGACGAAGCGCACGCCGTCGCGGTCCGGCAACGCGCCCCGACAGCGCCCGGGTGGGAGCCGCAAGCCGGCCCGCCGCGGCCGCCCGCAGGGCTGA
- a CDS encoding bifunctional NAD(P)/FAD-dependent oxidoreductase/class I SAM-dependent methyltransferase — translation MSETYDVVVVGGGAAGLSGALALSRARRSVLVIDAGEPRNAPADHIHNYLGREGTPPAELIAAGRAEVASYGGQFRAGRVAAVTRDDDGFLLDLDGEDTVRARRLLVATGLVDELPDVPGVAQRWGRDVLHCPYCHGWEVQDRRIGVLATGPMAVHQAEMWRQWSSEVLLLLHDAPAPDEETAERLAARGIAVVPVPVAALEVTDDALTGVRLADGRVVALDAVVVAPRTVARADLLVALGLAPEEVMVGGHVIGTQIPADATGATTVPGVWVAGNVADFRAQVITSAAAGLTAGAAVNADLIAEDTRDAVTAYRQMLATVMEEPAWEERYQSKPAMWSGRPNPQLVAEAADLPSGRALDVGCGEGADALWLAERGWQVTAVDISTTALARAAEHAETVGVADRIEFTHADLREKAPAEQAYDLVSAQFMHLPPEPRQELFARLAAAVAPGGVLLIVGHHPSDLWTPGHRMHMPHMMYTAEEVAAGLDPAEWDVLTAEARRRPGPEPDLTFHDAVLVARRR, via the coding sequence GCGAGACATATGACGTGGTGGTGGTCGGTGGTGGCGCCGCAGGGCTCAGCGGTGCTCTGGCGCTGAGCCGGGCGCGACGGTCGGTACTGGTGATCGACGCGGGTGAGCCGCGCAACGCGCCGGCCGACCACATCCACAACTACCTGGGACGCGAGGGGACGCCGCCGGCCGAGCTGATCGCGGCCGGACGCGCCGAGGTGGCGAGCTACGGCGGGCAGTTCCGGGCCGGACGGGTGGCGGCCGTCACCCGGGACGACGACGGGTTCCTGCTCGACCTCGACGGCGAGGACACCGTCCGGGCCCGCCGGCTGCTGGTGGCCACCGGGCTTGTCGACGAACTGCCCGACGTGCCCGGTGTGGCGCAGCGGTGGGGCCGTGACGTGCTGCACTGCCCGTACTGCCACGGCTGGGAGGTCCAGGACCGACGGATCGGTGTGCTGGCCACCGGGCCGATGGCCGTCCACCAGGCCGAGATGTGGCGACAGTGGAGCTCGGAGGTGCTGCTCCTGCTGCACGACGCGCCCGCGCCGGACGAGGAGACGGCCGAACGGCTCGCCGCACGGGGCATCGCCGTGGTGCCGGTGCCGGTCGCCGCGCTGGAGGTGACCGACGACGCGCTCACCGGCGTACGCCTCGCCGACGGGCGGGTGGTGGCGCTGGACGCGGTAGTGGTTGCACCCCGGACCGTCGCCCGCGCCGACCTGCTCGTCGCGCTGGGCCTGGCTCCGGAGGAGGTGATGGTCGGCGGGCACGTGATCGGCACCCAGATCCCGGCCGACGCCACCGGGGCGACGACGGTGCCGGGCGTGTGGGTGGCCGGCAATGTGGCCGACTTCCGCGCGCAGGTGATCACCTCTGCCGCGGCGGGCCTGACGGCTGGCGCGGCTGTCAACGCGGATCTGATCGCCGAGGACACCCGCGACGCGGTGACCGCGTACCGGCAGATGCTCGCCACCGTCATGGAGGAGCCTGCCTGGGAGGAGCGCTACCAGTCGAAGCCGGCGATGTGGAGCGGCCGGCCGAACCCGCAACTGGTCGCCGAGGCCGCCGACCTGCCATCCGGTCGGGCACTTGACGTCGGCTGCGGGGAGGGCGCCGACGCGCTGTGGCTGGCCGAGCGGGGCTGGCAGGTGACGGCTGTGGACATCTCGACCACGGCGCTGGCCCGGGCCGCCGAGCACGCCGAGACCGTGGGCGTCGCCGACCGCATCGAGTTCACGCACGCCGACCTGCGCGAGAAGGCGCCGGCCGAGCAGGCGTACGACCTGGTGTCGGCGCAGTTCATGCACCTGCCCCCGGAGCCCCGGCAGGAGCTGTTCGCCCGGCTGGCCGCCGCGGTGGCCCCCGGTGGCGTCCTGCTGATCGTCGGGCACCACCCGTCGGACCTGTGGACCCCGGGGCACCGCATGCACATGCCGCACATGATGTACACCGCCGAGGAGGTGGCAGCCGGGCTGGACCCGGCCGAGTGGGACGTCCTCACCGCCGAGGCCCGGCGTCGCCCCGGGCCGGAGCCGGACCTCACCTTCCACGACGCGGTCCTCGTGGCCCGCCGCCGCTGA